A stretch of the Polyangium spumosum genome encodes the following:
- a CDS encoding toll/interleukin-1 receptor domain-containing protein: MIAKPPTVFVSYAWEDDVKVWVRDFATRLRREGGVDVHIDQWHLAPGDPLPAFMENAVRTNDFVLLVCTPKYKAKSDARQGGVGYEGNIITGEVFAKANHRKFIPILRKGDWSSAAPSFLLGNVYIDFRGDPYTESAYKDLLNTLHGRLERPPTLGLAPASSGEIPGASGASPKPIAHGIAARSATSNRAQLVPAKNGAPIFGVKRTVIGTLIVCLLALAAAFIGLSKLLSPSPSTQTDSKPMVPSPSTQAEQLGQPERGWIEAYGAAIDSGDVDRIIALHVLPTRRFFTARNQDATQLRKLYQGWFDGDGRTKRTGFDNCSLATVASDGARALRCETYVEPPFSKSPSRVPTCLVFRSDGKLLSRTEISKGNDCPPH; encoded by the coding sequence ATGATCGCAAAGCCGCCGACCGTTTTCGTCTCCTATGCATGGGAGGACGACGTAAAGGTCTGGGTGCGCGATTTTGCTACGCGTCTTCGGAGAGAGGGGGGCGTCGACGTACACATCGATCAGTGGCATCTCGCTCCGGGCGACCCGTTGCCAGCATTCATGGAAAACGCCGTTCGCACAAACGATTTCGTTCTCCTTGTCTGCACCCCGAAGTACAAGGCGAAGTCCGATGCCAGACAGGGCGGCGTTGGTTATGAGGGGAACATCATCACCGGGGAAGTCTTCGCCAAAGCGAATCATCGTAAATTCATTCCTATCTTGCGTAAGGGCGATTGGTCGTCAGCGGCTCCAAGCTTCCTTTTGGGAAATGTATACATCGATTTTCGCGGTGATCCCTACACCGAATCTGCGTACAAGGATCTTCTGAATACACTGCACGGGCGCTTGGAACGACCGCCCACCCTCGGGCTTGCACCGGCTTCCAGCGGTGAAATTCCCGGCGCAAGCGGCGCTTCACCGAAACCAATCGCCCACGGTATAGCAGCTCGATCGGCAACCAGCAATCGTGCGCAACTGGTCCCAGCCAAGAATGGTGCCCCGATCTTTGGTGTCAAGCGTACTGTAATCGGTACTCTGATTGTTTGCTTGCTAGCACTCGCGGCAGCATTCATTGGTCTCTCGAAGCTCTTGTCCCCATCTCCAAGCACGCAGACGGACTCGAAGCCTATGGTTCCCTCTCCGAGCACTCAGGCGGAGCAACTCGGACAGCCGGAGCGGGGATGGATCGAAGCATACGGAGCGGCGATCGACTCAGGCGACGTGGACCGCATCATTGCGTTGCATGTGCTGCCTACCCGGCGCTTCTTCACAGCGCGAAACCAAGACGCGACGCAGCTCCGCAAGCTCTACCAAGGCTGGTTCGACGGGGATGGCCGCACGAAACGAACGGGATTCGACAACTGCTCGCTCGCGACCGTGGCGAGCGATGGAGCACGCGCCCTACGCTGCGAAACTTATGTTGAGCCGCCGTTCTCGAAGAGCCCGTCCAGGGTGCCTACTTGTCTCGTATTCAGGAGCGATGGGAAGCTATTATCGCGGACGGAGATATCCAAAGGTAACGATTGTCCGCCCCACTGA
- a CDS encoding STY4851/ECs_5259 family protein yields the protein MKSVQRILEARGLAEPDGRPLYAYKVTVNELAALHGDLVEHLRFCSTVKHRAAAAFCLFAAESISRSDGTQWWAWDSAVMNLGRQLEQSDIRDAVQEGLRFWKRQLWRGDARREFLGTLVSEGGLPLALLKDDDGRLRPFFRELLRRHEMFPDTDLVKEAEELSAGLPRRMQYSVVFDLAAKLVRAVAQMRRNCETTSDSTNVDLPLRLDDEPARALLEGLRAEPQISVRAERGIVVKTILHQRTDLLIGRRIDLPPRLSRTWIASTIGLNETEELPPRLYFSVQVASGSRSQVAVGTLADDSYVLRSTHTRDIVRSAIATEQVSCIISTTEGDLGSFIPRGGEALPDGPWVFEDEASECALRATTSCRLRAASLLVAVPTEGTSECAGLLDNVGSLLNHGREVVRIFGAFIWRDGEDEVVVTPQAEADDAFHFELRGSRPALVLDPDLWRGRPEIVEIRSPIVARVPAAELRWRRRGARWSADMRQALGDGEIGVARGGVIVFRARVHVLPDDLQIAIRSGTLNSGSVTIESKALIDVGVEPLDGVTTVTRADAKGFSIVVSVETSVPPSTLQLVLRMEGGSRTELTMPFPIKNASFIGRNGRFLADGAAAVSLDELAHVRAVVTGGKAGIWSIDVRHKTGTSRLVGLRETAKGSGVLSCHLEPLRDALAAILAEDSKLDHEVTLKLVEEGRSVQGAVSLFVRRYDASPEPRTEADGSHSVVLEPGAAQLLGPEIVALLRAEAVQLDRLDEPAIPLPQIGPGQWSVTAANLHAGAWLVLLYQRDYLRARPLRITVPGAAEDVPTGTMAAALREADEERRRDMLARAVVALPDDGTGVDWDAARPFIAKLGVFPASTFDLLGAVSRCPRVAVLSLLESANRDRVWYGLEELPFLWAATPVADWLHAIGAYKEALRSQLPSDISIEMILRESAPDLFGSSKRTMFLDVIHDAAYLVHKHIPKPGERWVFNATNPSFAASRVPVFSHYLQELARRHAENDWWPTSTPWEDMTSLPVLAPFVNEIRGLGRFKQNVLMTPLVLAGKTAAGDARCDLLRLRQVRDFDPEWFDFAYAIALAVVLGNRRARKEAPFHD from the coding sequence ATGAAGTCCGTTCAAAGGATCCTAGAAGCACGAGGCTTAGCGGAGCCCGATGGTCGACCGTTATATGCGTACAAGGTGACGGTCAATGAGCTTGCTGCGCTTCACGGCGATCTCGTCGAGCACCTTCGCTTCTGCTCCACCGTCAAGCATCGTGCGGCTGCTGCGTTCTGCCTTTTCGCCGCCGAGAGCATCAGCCGAAGCGACGGAACGCAATGGTGGGCCTGGGATTCTGCTGTAATGAATCTGGGTAGACAGCTTGAGCAATCGGACATCCGTGACGCAGTTCAAGAAGGGCTCCGTTTTTGGAAGCGTCAGCTATGGCGCGGCGACGCACGACGGGAGTTTCTCGGAACGCTCGTCAGCGAAGGCGGACTTCCTCTGGCTCTTCTCAAGGATGACGATGGCCGCCTTCGCCCGTTTTTTCGGGAGCTCCTGCGACGGCATGAAATGTTTCCCGACACGGACCTCGTGAAAGAAGCAGAGGAACTCTCGGCCGGTTTGCCACGCCGAATGCAGTATTCGGTCGTTTTCGATCTCGCCGCGAAGCTCGTGCGCGCAGTCGCTCAAATGCGGCGCAACTGTGAGACGACCAGCGACTCGACGAACGTCGATCTCCCCCTCCGGCTCGACGACGAACCCGCTCGCGCGCTGCTTGAAGGTCTGCGCGCAGAGCCCCAGATCTCGGTCCGCGCCGAGCGGGGGATCGTCGTGAAGACGATTCTGCACCAGCGCACGGACCTCCTGATCGGTCGACGCATCGATCTGCCTCCGCGGCTCAGCAGAACATGGATCGCTTCGACTATCGGGCTGAACGAGACCGAGGAACTCCCGCCGCGCCTCTACTTCTCGGTTCAAGTCGCGAGTGGTTCACGAAGCCAAGTTGCTGTAGGCACCCTAGCCGATGACAGCTACGTCCTGCGTTCCACGCATACGCGCGACATCGTTCGCTCTGCCATCGCAACCGAACAAGTGAGCTGCATCATTTCCACAACGGAAGGCGACCTTGGTTCGTTCATTCCACGAGGAGGTGAGGCACTTCCGGACGGTCCCTGGGTCTTCGAGGACGAAGCTTCGGAGTGCGCCCTGCGTGCGACGACCTCGTGCCGCCTCCGCGCGGCTTCGCTTCTCGTTGCTGTTCCGACTGAGGGGACTTCTGAGTGCGCTGGTCTGCTCGACAACGTTGGCTCGCTCCTGAATCACGGGCGCGAAGTCGTCCGGATCTTCGGAGCCTTCATTTGGCGCGATGGGGAAGACGAAGTCGTCGTCACTCCTCAAGCGGAGGCTGATGATGCTTTTCACTTCGAGCTCCGCGGCTCTCGGCCCGCCCTGGTTCTCGACCCCGATCTCTGGCGGGGAAGACCGGAAATCGTCGAAATTCGCTCGCCCATCGTCGCGCGCGTACCGGCGGCAGAGCTGCGCTGGCGCCGACGTGGCGCTCGATGGTCGGCGGACATGCGTCAGGCGCTCGGAGATGGAGAGATCGGCGTGGCTCGCGGCGGCGTCATCGTATTTCGCGCCCGCGTTCACGTGTTGCCGGACGACCTGCAGATCGCAATTCGTTCGGGCACGCTCAACTCTGGCAGCGTCACGATCGAGAGCAAGGCGCTCATCGACGTTGGTGTGGAGCCGCTCGACGGCGTGACCACGGTGACCCGCGCCGACGCGAAGGGTTTCAGCATCGTCGTCAGTGTCGAAACCAGTGTTCCTCCGTCGACGCTCCAATTGGTGCTTCGCATGGAAGGAGGCTCTCGAACTGAGCTCACTATGCCCTTCCCCATTAAGAATGCGAGCTTCATCGGGCGCAACGGGCGATTTCTTGCAGATGGTGCAGCGGCCGTGTCGCTCGATGAGCTCGCTCATGTTCGCGCCGTCGTCACCGGCGGGAAGGCCGGCATTTGGTCCATCGATGTTCGTCACAAGACAGGAACGTCTCGACTCGTCGGGTTGCGGGAGACCGCCAAGGGGAGCGGCGTCCTCTCGTGCCATCTCGAGCCGCTCCGCGATGCTCTTGCGGCGATCCTCGCGGAGGACAGCAAACTCGATCACGAGGTGACGTTGAAATTGGTCGAGGAAGGCCGTAGCGTCCAGGGCGCCGTCTCACTCTTCGTCCGTCGCTACGACGCCTCGCCCGAACCGCGAACGGAAGCCGACGGATCGCACAGCGTGGTCCTCGAGCCTGGAGCCGCGCAGTTATTGGGTCCAGAAATCGTGGCGTTGCTCCGTGCGGAGGCCGTGCAACTCGATCGCCTCGACGAACCGGCGATTCCCCTCCCTCAGATCGGACCTGGACAATGGTCCGTGACGGCGGCGAACCTCCACGCGGGAGCCTGGCTTGTCCTGTTGTATCAACGAGACTATCTTCGTGCCCGGCCGCTTCGCATCACGGTTCCTGGCGCCGCAGAAGACGTGCCCACGGGGACCATGGCCGCGGCGCTTCGCGAGGCTGATGAAGAGCGCCGGCGAGATATGCTCGCCCGAGCCGTCGTAGCCCTTCCTGATGACGGAACTGGCGTCGACTGGGATGCTGCCCGGCCGTTTATCGCAAAACTTGGAGTATTCCCTGCGTCCACGTTTGACCTTCTGGGGGCCGTCAGCCGCTGTCCTCGTGTCGCCGTCCTCTCGCTTCTAGAATCCGCCAATCGCGATCGCGTCTGGTATGGACTCGAAGAGCTGCCATTTCTCTGGGCCGCAACTCCTGTTGCCGATTGGCTTCATGCTATCGGCGCGTACAAGGAAGCCCTGAGATCTCAACTTCCCAGCGACATCAGCATCGAGATGATCTTGCGAGAGAGCGCGCCGGATCTTTTTGGCTCGAGCAAGCGCACGATGTTTCTCGATGTCATTCATGACGCGGCGTATCTCGTTCACAAGCATATCCCCAAGCCTGGCGAACGGTGGGTGTTTAACGCGACAAACCCGTCTTTCGCGGCGTCCAGAGTGCCAGTCTTCTCTCACTACTTGCAGGAATTAGCGCGCCGCCACGCGGAGAACGACTGGTGGCCCACGAGCACTCCGTGGGAGGACATGACGAGCTTGCCCGTGCTGGCGCCCTTCGTGAACGAGATCCGCGGGTTGGGCAGGTTCAAGCAGAACGTGCTGATGACGCCGCTCGTCCTCGCGGGAAAGACGGCGGCAGGGGACGCGCGATGCGACCTCTTGCGCTTGCGCCAGGTTCGAGATTTCGACCCCGAGTGGTTTGATTTTGCCTACGCGATCGCGCTTGCGGTCGTGCTCGGAAACCGCCGTGCCCGGAAGGAAGCCCCGTTCCATGACTGA